In Pygocentrus nattereri isolate fPygNat1 chromosome 3, fPygNat1.pri, whole genome shotgun sequence, the DNA window gcataagaaccttataccatctgtgaaacatggtggtggtagtatcatggtttgggcctgttttgcttcatctgggccaggatggcttgccatcattgatggaacaatgaattctgaattatatcagagaattctaaaggaaaatgtcagggcatctgtccatgaactgaatctcaagacAAGGTGGGTCATGCAAaaagacaatgaccctaagcacacaagtcattctaccaaagaatggttaatgaagaataaagttaatgttttggaatggccaagtcctgaccttaatcccatcaaaatgttgtggaaggacctgaagcgaacagttaatgtgaggaaaccctCCAAaatcccagagttgaagctgttctgtacggAGGACAGAACAgctgggctaaaattcctccaagccggtgtgcaggactgatcaacagttaccggaaacgtttagttgcagttattgctgcacaggggggtcacaccagatactgaaagcaaaggttcacatactttttccactcacaaatatgtaatactggatcattttcctcaataaacaaatgacctaGTATAACatcttttgtgtcatttgtttaactgggttctccttatctacttttaggacttgtgtgaaaatctgatgatgttttagttcatattcatgcagaaatatagaaaattctaaagggttcccaaactttcaagcaccactgtaaatacaGCCCCAGAAGAAACCGCCCAATTGTGATATGACCCACAAATTCTAAATCCCTACCTGGCTCCGGATATCCTCAGACAGGGTGTAGTTACAGGGGGCCCCTCTCTCCTAGTTAGTGAGCCAGGTAAGTAATAAAGTTTATTGTGGTAAAGGAAACAAGGTTGCAGAGGAAATACTATCCAATATTGTAAAGGAAATACTGCAACAAAAAAAGCCAGTAGGTCTTAACCATTCGCCCCAGGCATCTATGCATAGCGCAGTAATACAAAGCAGGCCTGTGGTTAATTAGCTGTGGTATGCTGTCAACTAGGAAGTTGAATGCAAAGTTAGCAACTGGATGTAGtaaatttcagtttttgtttctgtggttATGGTAGCAGCAAACAAGACTATGTTTATCACTAAAGTTATTTCTTTGGGGCATGATGCCTGCTAGTTGCCCCCCAATCACCCCACTGTAAAAGTAAATTCTGGTTAGGCCACTGTCTTCAGATCatggacaaacaaaaatatctgcTATCCAAAACCAGGTTGAGAGTCAAATTTGGGCAGATATTTTGCCCAATTAAAGCTTGCAAACAATGGGTAAACTATGTCttacttaaaaacaaaacaaaacaaaaaaaatcacaataattTGGACATAAGATTTGTATTGGGATGTTCAAGTTGCCACAATTCTAATGTTTCTCAAAGCTGTTTAAAGTGTCTGGCGCAGAAGCTTTGGTAAATACAATGGCATCCGTGATTTGTTATGTCCAAACAGATATTGATGAACATCATTTATTTGTAATGAAACTAGGAAATATCTTCTGTTCCAGTTGTAATGACAGAAGTACAAGTTACATTGCTTGCTTAAGTAAGTGTACATTCACCACAGTAGCACTCACTGGTCCTTGCGCTGCATGCGTCTGCGGGCCTCCTGTGCGTGGCTCTGCAAGAAGTTCTGTAACTGCACTGCATCACACACAACAGGGATGATAAAGTGGCCCATCTCATGGAGTCTGGGGGTGGAACGGTCACTATGGCAACCACAGAACACAGAGTACAGAGGGGTTTAACAAGTCTACTGCTGAACACTGAGGACTCACTGGTCCAAAGCAGAAAAGACACCAACAGAATGTTCAGTCAGTGAGCAGACAGTGAAATCTACAGAATCTGACTGTTTCATAGGCTACTGCACTCCACTTAAATAAAGggtaatttaaaataatttactcAAAAAAAAGTGGGAGGAGAAATATTAACACCAAATATTTTGACAGTATGAAACATGCATTCACACTTCCCAAAGTTTCTTATACCAGACTGCAAGATATATTAGTTATATAGATGTATTAGATATAGAAGCTGAATCTGCCCTCAGCTGAACGCAGCCTTTTTCATAAGGTATGAAAGGTCATAACAGGCCTATGTCTGGTCATGGTTAGAGATGGTTACTGTAGTAACAGTCCCTCAATGAAGGTAAAAACTCGTTCCCTGCCAATGTTCTAACAATTTATCCTATCCATGAAGATGTCCTACCAAGTATACGCATATCATTAATATTTCTGATAGTGATTTAGGttatcaaaatcaaaatataaaatagtcTACCAAATGTTTTATGAAGGGATCTTCCTTTAAATCTGCACTACTCTAGAACATTTTGACAAGATAGGACTGATATTCAGAACACTACATTTTAAACGACTAGCccatatattcatttatttcatagaaGGCACAAGTACGCTCCTACATGAACAATAGtggcacatacacacaaaactgGTATCAGTGATGAGGAGAACCATATCTACGACCAATACCACAAAGCACCTATGATGTGGTATCACTTAGCAACATGTCAGAGGTGTGGATTAAGaagcagcagtaaaaataaactaaatgaagaaagaaaaaaaaaacacctcattGAAAAATTTGTAAAAGCAGTAATTCGAAAACAGTCAGAGGGTGATATGCCAGTAGGATCTCTTCCTAAGCAATTTGTTTTGCTGGTATGccacagtcgtgggctggaggttagggaaccagccctgtgaccggaaggttgccagttcgatctccttggctgacagtccatgactgaagtgcccttgagcaaggcacctaacccccaattgctccccgcacgctgtggatagggctgcccactgctccgggcaagtgtgctcactgccccctagtgtgtgggttcactagtgtgcacgtatgtgggtgtttcactgcatggatgggttaaatgcagaggtctaatttcacagtgtttgCACACTGGTTTTACAACAAatggttgtaaaaaaaaaaaataaaaaaaataaaaataagccagTTAACAACACatatacagtgtaaatatgGAGCCCCTTACCTGGATATCTGACCCAGGCTTCTGTTAATAATTAATCACCTGCCACtgtaatatttataaaactATCTGGACTTATACACTAGTTACGTTACAGTCAGTATTAATATCAGTACTCAGTATCAATCGACACTTACAAATTACCTATCTGTAGAGGAAGTGGTATTGGTACATCTGTAGTgaacataattttatttttaaaacacactgtGTAATATGATATTCTACATATCCTACATTAATCAAAATTTTTGTGTGCCTATGCAGCAGGCAGATTTCATGCCTATGTAAAAAGGCTACCTAGTTATTGTGGAAGATTTAGGACATCCTCCGACCACAGCTTCAGATTTCAGATATCAGGTTTCGGGTCTATGGAAAAGCACTCCTCTCAAAATTACCAGaaggaaatgtgtgtgtaccTGACTATTTTAGCACCTGAAATGGTGCACAAGATACATATATGGACAACAGGCAATCACAAGTGCACACTGTAAGAAAACTATGAAATCAGCCTTACTTCTCTAGGGTCATGGTGAGGCCCTCCAGGCTGCGGGGGTGCAGGGCGAGCCGGTGGGGCAGCAGTCTCTTGTGGAAGGTGTTGAGGGTGCTGTAATGCTCCTCTAGTGGCAGAACAGGACCCACCCGCTCCATATGGATCACCTGGATCCCTCCTAACAGAAAACTGATCCTGTCTTTTAGCCACACTGTCTGCTGGAACAGACTATAGTAACTGGGCAACCTCTGGAAAAGCTGCAAAGGGCAACAGTTTCAGACTGCAAACATCATTGACAACCAGCCACTAATaagcatacagagaggaggaaatAGAGTATTTTGACTATGTACTATAGAGTGgaataaaatgaatacattacTCTTGTCCACTGATGATGCACGTCCATTGTTCCCAACATCACATGGCCTGAGGCGTTCATCCCTGACTGGTCAGTGAAGATTACTGTGTGCCCTGTGTGGGTTGAAAAGAACTAGTAAACAAAAGAACCTATGCACTGACTTTGACCCATCTGCTTATTCATAAAGACCCTGTTCACATCTGGCATTAACATCGATCACTGTGCTCTGATTATGGGGATGGGATCATCATCTGATCAAGACAAAGCATGTTTACACTTGCCCTCTTCAAATGTAGTTTCTGCCACAGATCAGATCTAATTTCCTCattcaatatttaaaattttaaatcacCTGCCATAGTACTGGAACAGAGCAGGCAAAGCCTACTTAAGCTATGCAGCGTTTAAtgctttataaaacattttgccaTCACAgtgcacagagaaagaaaagacatcCAGTTATATATGTGGTGCTTAGCAGCCATAACTGAGAGAAGAAAGAACCATACTGAAAGCTGTGGGTGAGGGGCACACCCCTAAAGTATATATtgactgttttttaaaaataaataaataaaaaaataaataaaaggttaaGCATTTTCTTTGAAAACAACATGCTTCTAATTTGACTGCTACATAAACGCAGCATGGggagggggatgagagagaatgaagaaaaCAGTGGGAGAGATCACAGGACTTGTGAAATAGTTAGCTAGCTACTACATGTAACTACCATAGCTGCCCTGGCTGAATTCCCTTTCACTTAGGTTGAAAGATTGCCTAGATACAGTTGCACTACTGGTTCATGCAATATATACTTAAAAGATGAGTAGTGAGAAATATTTTAGAGGCCGTGCTCAGATTCCCTACTGTACACTAATTCAAAGAGAAGTACTCTGCTTCTAGCCGTTAAGCTCATTTAAACCTCAGTGACATAAAGACAGAAGGAATAGATATATTTTAAGAGAATGGTTACTTCAGTAACTGATGTTCATGTAAAAGACGTTATTTGAGTCTCGCTCTTCATAGAAATGCCTACAGTTACCTAGAATTAAGGGTAAAGTTAAGCAAAGCTTGATGTTCTTCACAAAAGTGCAAATataagcagaaaacaaaaactgacAGCATAGATGCTAAAGTCTTTAGACTTACTTACACAGCcagcaaagaaacaaacattatACTATAATTATATATTGTTATTAGGTCTGTCttaatgaatgcatttactgctctttttatttacattcattggCCTCAACCCAATTCATGTTTTTGTCTGCTACTACATAATATGACTGTGAAATGTAACAACTGTAAAATTACTACAGTCAGCTTAAATAGCTGCAATCCTGTCAAATGACTGCAACCATTTCAAATAACTGCAATTAAACAATTAGGTAATATTAGTGACAGACCTAATGTGTTGGTAACTGACATACACCTATAGTGTTGCAAATGAAAAaccgtgtgtgtttgtaaatgatTGCCATTAATATCTATTAATATGCCATTAGTGCCCCATATTACAAAGGTAATGATCAAATCTCAGAACAGTAAACTTTAAAATGTCATCAAAAATAGATAACCATGGTACATTATTGCTATTTAATGATGTGATAACTGACTCAAAGTTTTTGAaccatatactgtatactatgGTACACTATAGTGTATAATCATATATAATGCATTCGTGGACACACTACCTCTCAGATTGAGCAGGGCTTCTGGGCTCTGTAAAGCGAGTCGACTAAGACTCTGTAGCTGACAGCACCTGTGTGCAACTCCCCATTTGCGCTGCCACCTGCAGTACAGAGGACAACATGCAATTATTTCACTGCAAATTTCATGCCTTCTGATGTGCCTGCCTGAACAGTGCTGTACTTGGAAATTACTGAAAGTTTAAACTCACACTGAGGAGTTTCCAAATCACAATAAGCAGTGCATCATACTTATTCATGTCAATCTATCATGGTGCATGCCTAAGCATTGTAATAAGACAGTTCAGAGTCAGAACTAATCTGAACTGGTATTGATTTTACTGCCTCAAATTGTGCAATCAGAACACAGAGCACATACCATTTAGTACTTTCAAAGGAAAACAACCCAATGGCAGTAAAGGACACAtagaaaaaataactttttttaacaaaaactcTCAAGCTGACCTGATATCAACCAGACCCAGTTTCTCAATGAGCTCTCTCTTCAGTCTTTTCAGCTCAGCTCGACGGGGCACGCTCGCGTTCTGCTTCTTCGTGGCCTCCGGTTCATTGTTCCTTAGCCACAGACTAGAATGACACAGCAGCACTTTGTTAAACTATACAATAGGTACTAATTCGGCATTTCATAACctcttcattaaaaaaagaaaaacaataagaCAGCAAGCCCCAGTTAGTACTTGATTAAACACAGTGCCACAGTTACTGCTCATAGTGATATAGTCCTGCAGTACTAGTGCCATTTGAAGGACTGTCGATGCAAGGCAAAAAATAAGCACTGAGCACTTTTCTGTTGTACACTGCATAAACACACTGTTTATAAGTATCTTTTTATTCATATTACACAAACTCAAAAGTGAAAAGCAGGTATACAGCTGTCTGCTTCAGCATCAGacctgtttctacactcttcCAGGTTATGTTTTAACTAGTAGCAATTACTGTCTGACACAGTCGGAAGCTCATTTCAATGATAAGGTAGATGATAGTGTGTTAGCTATTataggttttgttttttgccaGGGTTAATAAAGGTTTTTCATAGTCCACTACAACTACTGAAATTCAAACATAGCAAGTATAAATTCCCAAACTGAGGACAAATtagtaaaacaaatgtaaataaaagaagtgTGTCCACAGCAGGATCGTACGCTACAACGTGATTCGATCTGACAAGCTTTGTTAGAAAAGCCACGAGACAGCACAGAAGATCAGGTTGAGATTTcaatcaaaaggaaaaacaagacTGATTGTGTAGATATAACTGGAGTACCTGAGTGTTCTCTCCATTTTCTTGGCCTGCTCCAGCTCCTGCTCTGGGTCTCTGAACCCTGTGACGCTGTAGTATGTCTTGTCCCATTTTATGGGGCGATAGAATGGAATCCCACCTTGTTTTGGTGAGTTCTGGCTCTCTGCTCTTGACTTCAGTAGTCCATGCATGTGTTCCACTGACAAGCTACAAGACTTCAGAACTTCCATCACTGTACTCAGGACATCCTTAGACTGCAGAGTGAAAGTCACTGATCGGAAACCTGGTAAACAGAGGAGCGCATATTTTAGCTATATTTCCACAGACTTTCTGCacgaaaatgggaaaaaaaccACATCTTGTTTCAATCTTATGAAGCCCCTCTGGTGACACAGTGCAGCTACAAATTAATATACTGAGGCCATAAGTTAAGTTTCTCAAATTAATAATTTGAGGCCACAAAATAATATATCGAGGCAACATGGCCAAGAGAAACAACTATTTATTTGTGGCCATTCCTCATTAATAAATCAATCACCAAGCCACCTTAGGGGCTCCATACAAACAGCCTGACTTTTTGCAACATAATGTTTTACATAATGACATCATTTCCTGCAAAAACAGTTGTCACACAACTTTTGGTTCATTGATTAAATTGGTGATGGAATAccaatttcttttttaaagtttgtcaCAACTTCAGTACCTTTGACCCCCCTGACTTCCCCATAACTTATTGATAAGGATTaataagtaattttttttccctgaaacCATAACAGAAGAGATCATGTTTCTTTGCCGTATAAAACCATCTGAGCCCTTTCATTAGAAAGGCTATATCCTTTCCTAGACACTCTGCAAGTGATTAAATGTgacagcttctttttttttttttaaagtgctcTCATTTCCTCCTCGGTCCAGCTATACCTCTCCACTATATTGTTCATGTTTCTGTTTCATGTAAGAGGCACATTAGAGAAATCTGTCACGACACAAAGTGTAAATGCATccttttctcaaaaaaaaaaaaaaaaaaacacaataagaaaaaaaaaattatatatatatatacacacactttattcaatttgttcaattgcttgttaacacaaatagctaatcagccaatcacatggctgcaattcgatgcatttaggcatgtaggtcaagacaacttgctgaagtgcagaccgagcatcagaatggggaagaaaggtgacttaaatgactttgaacgtggcgtggttgttggtgccagacgggctggtctgagtgagtgtctgcctgtctgtctataaacatacacactcaccggccactttattaggtataccttgcaagtaaaaggttggacccccttttgccttcagaactgccttaattcttcatggcatactttcaaaaaggtgttggaaacgttgctcagaggttttggttggatgtttttttttttttcttttttggactattctctgtaaaccctagagatggttgtgcgtgaaaatcccagcagatcagcagtttatGAAATATTCAGCCACATtcaaccatgccacattcaaagtaaCTTAATGTACCTAAATgtactgagttgtggccatgtgattggctgattagctatttgtgttaacaagcaactgaacaactgtacctaataaagtgactggtgtatatatagacagacagacagacagacagacagacagatagacagatagacagatgtTTTCTCAACATTTCAGATGTCGCTAAACAAATTCTGCactaagactgaactgaaaaAAGTTGTCAATGTTCATAAAATATTATAGATCAATGTGTTAGTGTTTTTACAAAAATCCTATGGACGGAAATGCAGTTTgtggaaacaaaataaacagtgaaaaaggTAGGGAAAGCACAAactaggagaaaaaaaaattgccctCTAAACTCTCCCTTTTACTTAACTACCTCCTTTTGTGTGAGCCTGTAAAACTGTACCATGCTGCAATGATTCCCAAAACAGCACCAAATGAGGGCGAATCATAAAACCAGCCATTCTTTTGAAATGTGACAGAACACCAAAAATAGTATTGCTTATTGTTATATGAGGTAGAAGGCCAATAGACTTCACAATGCATGATGACACTTAAACCCCACTGCTTAGTACGTTATTACAAATGATTGCTTCAATGCATTGTACAGCAGTGTAAACTGGCTTTTGCTGTTAAGATTAAATGAGCACAGATAACTGCAATCTCGTGATAGTTCTAGAGTCTGTCCAGTTGTTGAGATATGGGGTAGACGTGTAAGACAAGTGTCTTTTTATATGGCAAAAAATGCAGTGCACTCTGCACTGATTACACAAACCTAACTAGGGAAACATCAAACTTACCAAAGGGAATCAGGTCACTCTCACCGGCTACTTTCTCTTTTGTGTCCCGGACATAAAAAGTGAGCTTTGTAGGCTTGATTGACCTCATGCCTGGCTTTTGAAGATTCTCCAAATAGCCATTGAGCCGTTTGAGAGAGTTTTCATTCACTTCCTGAAAACCAGAgcacaaaagagagaaaactgaGAAGAATACAAGCATacttaaaaacacacatatagactTAAATATGCTTAGGCAGCATTCACACCAGAGACTGAAGGCCCTCAAAAAAGACCCAATGACACTAGGTTCAAGTCTCATACCCTTTCTCTTGGATGCTGGCCAAAGAAGTCAGGGTGCACTGCAAAGTAAAACGGTCTCAGAGCATTAATGGTATCTGCCCCGGACAGAGCTCTTTTCTGAACTATCTCAGCGACGCAGCATCTGCCACCAAGcctaagagaagaaaaagaaggagtaGAGTTCATTTATGGGCAGTACAATAGTCTTACAACTGTATATTAGATTGATGTTCTACATCCAGTACAGGTAAAACCAGGaatttgttttgaaaacataATTTAGGAAAGGAAGCATTTGGGAACGACACTACTTCTGCAATTTACAGTGTCTAGCCGTTTTAAACACCAGACCCATATCTCCTTTCCTGGTTAAGCTAACCAACCTCATACGCAGGAAGGAGGACACAGACATCACTTCAGCTGCAGCAGGTGAGAGTAATAAAATTCTGCAAGCATCCCTGGAAAATAATACCGCATACATTAAATGCAATGCAGCCTATTTTATCACCAACAGGTTAAATATTAAGTAAACACACTATAGCTGTATGAGTAACGTATCTAAGCATGTCATATCAGGCAGTGAGGTGTTTTCCCTGATCTCCGAAAAGCTACAAGGTCAGTGTCACACAATCACGTGGGGGGAAAGTCTCAGCAGACAAAAACATCTCGCGCTAACTTACAGGTTAGCTGGCCTGCTTGTTGTAAAagttagcaagcaagcaagcctCGACAGTGAGTACATGGTTGGTTTAAAATGACAGACCGATAACTCAAGTAGTCGTATGGGGCCATTTCTTCACTCGTTTAGTAAGAAAAGAGCGCTGCAACAGCTAAATCTCTAGCTAGGTTGCGCAAGGGAAGGGCGAACTAACTTAGCTCAAAccagctaggttagctagctggctaactagcTGCATGGCTTTACTTACAAATACCAGCTGGCCAGCGAGCCGCCGCTGCAGAAGTATGAACAGAATTAAACACTACACGATGAGTATTACCTTTAGCTGTGCATTACTGCATGTCACCCGCGATAAATGAAGAATGAATCACTCTGGCAGGTCCGATTCATTCAAGATGCCATTCATGTAAACACCCACAGCACGTTTACAGAAAGTCAGAGGCTCCTCTTCATTGTTTTGATGGCGCTGTTGACATCTAGTGGTGTAAACAGGAGTGTAAACCCAAAAGTTCTCCCAGTACACTCTGCACTCCTCACATCCGATCCGGATCCAACACTCAATCCAAATCTGACTCTTCAGCAGAGTCAGTGGGATTAGATGAAGCGGTGTTAGGTGAGGGCTGGGATTAAACCACTTCTCCAGCAGTGGGGCTGGTTGAGCATTCCCAAATCTGACTGCATCTCCGAGTCCAAGCGTTTTCTTTATGGTATGTACGAAATGTTTGTAGACATCTGCTCATCCAGCGTTTCTTCCGAAAACAATGCGTTATCCTTCATTGCTATGAGGATGTGACTACATCCAGCCACAAGAGCATGAGTGAGGTGATTGGATGATTAATTCTGGATCACAGACAGACCTGACTCCAGCTCATTCCAAAGGTGCTgaatggtgctccatcactccagagaacacagttccactgcttcacagcccagagctggggggcttcaGTGCTTTAGCCAATGCTTGCAAATGGGCAAAATTTCTGGGTGTCCCaaagtgtcccattctattccCAAGTGCTTTTCCATGGTGATTCTACGCTGTGCGCGCAAAAAAGGAACACTagtgtcagcagtgggtgcacctCAAAGTAGCTAAATTCACCAATTAGAAGGGATGTTTGGATACTTTTTGCACCTTTGTCCATTACGCACTGAGATTCCTCCAGATTTCTTGAATCTTTTAAGTATGTTATGCACCATAGAGGGTCAAATATCCAAATCCCTAACCAGCTTTCTTTGAGaacttgtttttaaacatttcatcacTTGTTTCAAAtcacattattatttaataattattattactctattattattctttttttcattgtgttgCAGGCCCAAATGACATTGAAATTAAGTt includes these proteins:
- the tcaim gene encoding T-cell activation inhibitor, mitochondrial, whose translation is MSVSSFLRMRLGGRCCVAEIVQKRALSGADTINALRPFYFAVHPDFFGQHPREREVNENSLKRLNGYLENLQKPGMRSIKPTKLTFYVRDTKEKVAGESDLIPFGFRSVTFTLQSKDVLSTVMEVLKSCSLSVEHMHGLLKSRAESQNSPKQGGIPFYRPIKWDKTYYSVTGFRDPEQELEQAKKMERTLSLWLRNNEPEATKKQNASVPRRAELKRLKRELIEKLGLVDIRWQRKWGVAHRCCQLQSLSRLALQSPEALLNLRGHTVIFTDQSGMNASGHVMLGTMDVHHQWTRLFQRLPSYYSLFQQTVWLKDRISFLLGGIQVIHMERVGPVLPLEEHYSTLNTFHKRLLPHRLALHPRSLEGLTMTLENDRSTPRLHEMGHFIIPVVCDAVQLQNFLQSHAQEARRRMQRKDQLEAEEENVMSSCVQDLSLRSLSKEPSVSSSQMIPCCKRLMEERSPHMQGLHLHVSHFYSVMQDGDLCIPWDWKG